The segment GTTGTCGAAGCGGCTCGGCAGGAGGTGTCGTTGGCTCCCGAGGCGCTGCGGTACTGGGTGTCACGGTCCTCGGGACGGGTGAGCGAGGAAGACGCCGGCTGGTACTTCAGCGGTCGTGGCGTGTTGATGCGTGAGCTGATCGGTTTTGTGGTCGAGGGGGCGGGTGTTCTGGTCGTGACGGGCGCCGCCGGGTCGGGCAAGTCCGGCCTCCTGGCCCGGCTGGTCACTCTGAGCGATCCCGTGTTTCTGAACACTCCCGGCTTTGGTTCTGTCGTGCGCCAGGTGCCCGAGGATTTGTGTCCGCCTGCGGGTGCGGTCGACGTGGCGGTTCTGGCCCGGGCCAAGACGTCGCTGGCGCTGCTCGAGGATCTGCTGGAGGGCCTGGGCGTGGATCAGCGTTCTGGCGGCCTGCCTCCGTTGCAGATGCTGATGGATGTGCTGGTGCGGAAGTCGGCGGTCTGGGGGCGGCCTGTGACCCTGGCCGTCGACGGCCTGGATGAGGCGCAGCGACCGCTGGAATGCCTGGGCGATGTGATCGTGCCGCTGAGCCGGCTGCGCTTGGCTGACGGCACTGCGGCCGTGCGGCTGCTGCTCGGGTTGCGCAGCTCCGCGCCGGAGCATTCCGGTGCGTCTGTCGGGCTGAGGGATGAGCAGGCCGATCAGCTGCTGGACACTCTGGTCGACGCTTTGGGCGGATCGGACGGCCAGCAGCCGGTGGCCTGTCGGCTGGTGCGGACGGACCTCCCGGATAGTGTCACGGACATCGCGGCCTACGCCGCGGCGCTGCTGGCTGACGGGGATGCGTACCAGGATGCGCCGGCCGCCTTGCTGGAGACCTCGCGGCTGATCGCGGACGCGGTATGGCCTTCGTTTCTCGACGCCCGGCTCGCTGCGGCGCAGCTGCGCTCGTCGCGGGACGTGGAGGATCTGACGGACCCTGCTTGGCAGTCTCGGCTGGAATCGGGCACCGCCGCGCTGCTGCGGGCGGACCTTGAGCAGGTGGCCTGCGGCCATCAGACGCCCTCGTTTGTGCTGCTGGCGGTACTTCGGGCCGCTGCCTTCGGGCAGGGTGCGGGGTTGCCCTGGGCGGAAGTGTGGCCCGCTGCCGTACGCGGCGTGCTGGACGGGAATGTGCCGGACGGTGTCGGCCTGGACCAGGCCATTCGCCTTGTCCATGCCAGCCGGCTCGCCGGCTACCTGGCCCGTGGGGTCGAGGACGGCCGGGCGGTGTACCGTCCGGTTCACCAGCGGGTGGCTGAGGCGCTGCTGAACGAACCGGGGTCCTTGCTGGGTGACGTGCCGGAGGGCTCCGCGCGGCCTGCAGGGCTGGCTCATCCGCAGCGTACCCATCGCAGTATCGCCCGCAGGCTTGCAGGTCTCGCGCGGGAGGTGGCACCGCTGCCTGCTCACCCCTATGTGCAGCGGCATCTGTTGGCGCATGCCGATGCTGGTGGGGTGCTGGACGATGAGCATGTTCCTTTGGGCCTGCTGGTTCAGGAGTCTTCAAGGACATTGCGGGGGCGGCTGCGGCTGCCGTTGCCAGTGGAGGATATGAGCCGTCCCACGCTGGTGGCCGCGGCGTTGGTCGAGCCGTACCTCGATGACGGCATCGATGCCGAGTCACGGTTGTCGAGCATCGCTTTCCAGCGGACCGCGCTCAGTGACCGGGTGGATGACGAGTGGATGCTGCCGCTCGCCGAAGCCGACTATGCGGCGTTGGAGCCCACTTGGGCTGTCGCATGGTCGCGGTGGCAGGCGAACACGAATGTGCTGGCCTCGCCCCGGGGTGTGGTGCACGCGCTGTGCGCGTTTGTCGCGCCGGACGGGCGGGCCTTGGTGGCGGCGGCCGCCGGCTCGAGCGTGGGGGTGTGGGACGGTGTCACCGGTCAGCGGCTGGTCCATATCCGGGTCCCCAAGCTGCGGGATTTGGTGACGGTAAGGGGACAGGGAGGCCGGACGTTCCTGGCCTCTGCGGGCGGGGACGGCGCCGCCGTATGGGATCCGCTGTCCGGGCGCTGCCTCGCGGTGCTTCCCCGGACGGCACTCGCCGGAACGGTCAGAGCGGTTCGCGTGCTCCGGGATGGGGATGAGGAATGGCTTCTCGCTCTCCTGGCAGGTGACCGTATCCAGCTGTGGCGTCCGGCCCAGGACACCCTTCACGAGGTTCCCCTCCCCCACGCGGTCGCTCCCCGGCAGGCACGCGATTTCGTTACGGTCCGCGGCAACGGCAAGGACAGGCCATCTCTGCTCGCCTTCCCCGGGCCTGCGAACAAGCGCTACGTCGCTGTGTGCGATCCCGAGGATGCAACCGTCGCACCGCTGGAGATGCCCTACGGCTTCTCAGGTAGCTCACTGGTGTCGGTCCAGGGGCCCGGGGACCACGACGTGCTGGTGACGCAGCACGGATTCCGCCACGGAATGTACGTATGGGACCCCTACACCCGTCAGAGGGTCTCGAGGATCGGGGGCGTGGCTTCTGCGCTGTATTCCCTCGCTGGGGCTGATGGTCATCAGGTCCTGGGCATCCAGCGCAGCGGCACCCTGAGTATCCACGACCTCGGGGCACAGTCCGGCAGCTCAACGGTCTTCACCGTGCCCTACGCGAACGGGACGCTGCACGAGGTGGCCGCCGTTCCGGGTGGGCGCGGCCGGCAGTGGACGATCGTCACCGCGGGGCAGGACGGGATCCGCCTGGCTGTTCCGGCGTGGGCGAGCCGCGAGGCAGCACGCGCCGTCCAGCGACGCCGTGTGGAAAGCCCGACCGGCCGCATCTCAAGCCTCTGCGCACTCGAGGACGGAACCGGTTCGCTCATCGGTGTCCGCGACAAGAAGGCTGTGCTGCTGTCCGCCGCCGACCCGTCGTTCGTCCATGAACTGCCAATGCCCTATGTCCGGTCGGTCCGTACGTTCCCGGAGGATCACCATGTCATCGCCGTGGAAACTGGCGACGATCTGATCAGCTGGAACCTTCGTGCGGCGTGCCCCGGCGGCACGGTGTCTCAGCTGCCACGCGGGGCAGTGTGGTGCACTGCGGAGCTGCCCGGTCACCGTGGGCCTGGCTGGGTCATCGCCACCCCCTCCGGGCTGTCGTTGCACCGCCTGGACGGCGAAGTCGTCTGGCAGGTGTCAATGGCACCTGCCGATGTGCCGGGGACTCTGGGTGTGTGGCGCACGGGGCCAGGGCAGGCGGACGTGATCGTCGGTGGGCGGGCCGGCCGGATCGTCTTCTGGAACCTGGCAACGGGCGCCGTCATCCGTAGCGAACGGGCCGTCGGACGGGCTGTTCCCAGCAGCATGGTCTGTGTCCCCGTCTCCCGGCACGGGAGCAAGCTGCTGGCCGTGGCTACGGGATCGACGATCTCTTTGTGGGGTCAGGACGTGCGCGTCACGCTGGAATCACACGCTGCTGTCAATGCACTGGCCGTGGTCAAACTTCCCGGCAGGCCGCCGCTGCTCGCAGCCGGCACCGGAACGGGGGTGCAGTTGTGGGACCCACGCACACGCGAGAACGTCCACACAGTCCTGACGGCCGCCCCGGTGACGGACCTCGCCCACGTCCATGAGGGCAGCAGACGACCCCGGCTGTGGATCAGCGGACCAGCCGGGATCGCCGCTTTGTCCGCCAGCCGCCTGTGATCTGCGTTGAGAACGTCAGCCTCGCCGTCCAACTTCTGCCTGACGTTCTGGCTGTGCCGATCGACAAGCTCCCCTCACCGTGATGGCCCGCAGGAACAGGGGGCGCTGATGATCAGCGCCAAGACCAAATCTGATTCCGCAGGGAGTGCCACCCGTCTGCGGCGTCGTTGTCCAGGTATGGGTGGCTGCTCCTGCTCATGGGGCACGTTCGCCGTAACCTCGTGCTTCGAAGAGGAGACAGCGGTCGATGTCATCTACCGGAACGAATTCGGCTCCCTCAGGAACTGGGCCAGGTCGAAGAGTGGGGGCACGCCTCCAGGCATGCACGGGTGCACGGGCAAGTCAGCATGCATCGCCACGGTGAATCGGTGACCATCGCTGGACGCGTAGCCAGGGTATTCCGGGGAGACGTCACGAGGCTGGCGCTGCCTGCTTTGTCCATGTTGACGACGATGACACGCGGCGTAGCTGCGTCCAACCGGCCCCGGGAATGGGTGTTGTAGTAGGAGCAGCCGTTCTGCCCAGCAAAGCCAGCGGCCTCTTCACAGCGTGATGCCACGCGTGTCAGGGAAGTCGGGGGATGGGCTTGGGATGCTTCTGCGGGCAGGTGCCAGCGTCCACGGGTCTGGTGGCACCGCATGTCTTGCAGGTCCATTGCAGTGCCGGAGACAGCAGGGCTGTCTCGAGGGCGGGCAGGTTGTCAGGCGATGGAGCGTGTAGTTCCTGTGCTGCGGTGTGCCGTACGAGCAGATCTGGGTCGGCCAGGAGGTATCGGGCCTTGTGGTGCTGACGGCTATGGCTGAGTGCGGCGGCGGTGACACGTGCGGCTCCGGCCCTGACCAGTGGATCGTCTGTCGGCAGGGCCAGGCCCGGCCACCGGTGGGTGAGGAGGGCGGCGGTGTTCATGCGGTCGAACGCCGTGAGGTTAGGCAGTGCCGCGAGCGCGCGTTCTGCGAGGTCCGTTGGCGGAGTGACGGTGGCTGCAGTGAGCAGCAGGGCAAGGTACGTGAGCCAAGGGTTGCCGGTGTTGAGCGTATCGATGACGAGGTTGGAGTCGATCCTCTCAAGGTGGAGCTGGGGTGTGGGTGTGCGGGTGCTGGGCAGGTAGAGCAGCCCCCAGTCCGGGTTCTGAGGATCCTCGTCGCGCAGGCTGCGGAGTTGCGCGCCGGCCAGTGCACTATCCAGGCCGCTGGCCTCGGCGATCAGCCGGAAGGCGCTCTGCGTCAGGTCGGCGTGGTGTGTGACAGCGTCCGCGACGACCCTCATCGGCTGGGCCTTCATCCTGAGGGCGGAAGTGAGAGCGGCGGCCTCATTCAGGTGCCAGGCCTGAGCTGGGGTGAGCTGCGTGGCGGTGGTGTTCAGCGCTGCCAGGAACTCGAAGGGAACAGCCATCTTCTTGTACGAGTCGCTGAAGGTGGCCAGGAAGTTCCCGGTCGCCTCGGTGAGGACGGCAGCAATCGCTCCGTGGTACCCGAGCCGGGGCAGTTCTGTTTCCAGCCACTCGAAGGTGTCTAGGGTGACGTGGTGGGTGGTTGCGATCAGGTGAGGCAGGATGCCGGGCCGTGCAGCCAGGACGTGCTCGACGGCGAAACGAGCGAGTGAGTCGGTTCCGGCGATCCCAGGTTCACGAACTGAGGTGATGGTTGCCGCGGCGGCAAGGCCGGCTTCGATGGTGTCGAGTTCGCTCTCGATGGGTTCGCTGCCCCGTCTGGTGGCCTGTCGCTGTGCCCGCAGGGCGGTGATGACGGCCTTCTGCTCGGGCCCCAGGGTTTCTGCGGTGTCGGTGAGCTGCTGGGTTTGGGTGGCGTCGAGGTCTTCATCCGCGAGACGGGCTGCGAGTTCGGCGCGCGGGGATCCTCCGGTGTAGAGGTGGAAGACGCCGTCGTCTTCGGCTGCCTCTGGGTGACTGGGCTGGAGTGTCTGGAGGCGGGCGAGCTGGGCGTCGCGGTATGTGTGGAGTGCGTTGTCGTCGAAGACAGTTCCGTCGGTGAGCGCGTCGTGCACCAAGTCGAGTGCTGTTCCGCCTGTGTGGAGCGCCTGCTGGATGAGGGCGTCTGCGGCATGTGGGGAGAGGCTTGCGGCGAGCCGGGCGGTTTCCCGGCGTTCGGGGTCTTCGAAGGTGGTCTGCATCCACCCGGTCATGTGATCCGGGTGGCGTGTGGCCCAGCGTGCATCGCCAATCTCGGCGAACAGGCGTGTGCGGGCTGTGAGGTTTCCCTGGTGCGTGTCGGTGATGAATACACCGGCAGTTGCGTCCCAGTACTCCAGGATGTGGCGTGCCATGGTCGCGGCCGTACCTGCCGGTTTGCCCCAGTGCTGTTGGAGGCGGGCGCTGACGGCCTGGTGGGCGTTATGCCAGGTTGCCGAGCCGGAGGGGTTGATGGCGTGTGCAATGTCGTCGAAGCAGTCGATCAGGATGTCGGCGGTCAGCTGGGGATCGGTATCGGGCAGGGTCTTTGAGGAGCGGCGCATCTCCCATCCACGGACACTGCTGTCGATTACTTCATTGAGAAGACGAGCCCGGTTGCCTGGCATGACGGCGTCCGGGCGTTCCGCGATGAGCAGCACCATCAGTGTGGCCAGAAGCGGCACGTTCCACAGGGCTGGTTCGGCGCGGCGGGAGCGTTCGACGCGGCTGCGGAGGGCTTCGCGCGGGTTGGGATGATCGGAAGGGTGGGCGGCTCGCTCTGCGACGGTGTCCAGGAGGCGGTCGAGAGTGCCGCTCAGGTCGTTGGGAGGGCGGAGCTCGTAGAGGGGAAGGCCGAGGCGGGCGGCCGCTTGCTGGGAGGAGTACCGGGAGGTGACGACCACGTCGCAGTCGGCGGGCAGCTGGCTGATCAAGGCGGCGACTGCTTCAACTACTGCGTCCTGACGCTCGTGGACTTCGTCGAGGGCGTCGAGAACGATGAGTGCTTCGCCTGCATCGATCTGTGAGACGAGTGCCTGTGCAAGCAGGGGGTTGGTGGTGCCCACGGCTGCGCGGACCAGGTCGGCGGGGTGGAGCAGGTAGGGGCCGGCCGAAGGCAGAAGCGGGACCAGGTCTTTCATCGGCAGCCACACGGGGACGGGGGCATGGGGGTGTCCGGCCCAGTGCGCGGTGAGGAGACGTGAGGCGACGGTTTTTCCCGAGCCGGGGGCTCCGACGAGGAAGAGACGGCCTTGGCGACGGACGGTATCGGCAAGCCTGCTGCGGCCGGGGCCTTGGCCGGGAGTCTTGGCTTGGAGGTGTCGAGTGGCTCCGGGGACGGTCATCGATGTCAGTCCGCGGCCGAGGTCGGCAAGCGGCAGGGTGTCCTGGTCGGCTGCCCACTTCTCCCGGTACTCGGTCAGTGCCTGGTCCCTGGCTTGGAGCCGGGCGGCTTGTGCGCCTGCCTCGTCTGCGATCAGGGGAAGCTTCGCGTCGGAAACCCAGGCGCGCCACTGTGTCACGTGGGATGCGGTGCGCTGCTCGGCCTGGCCTCACACCGCTGCCTTCATGGCGCGGAAGGCTGTCCGACCGTGTCCTGCCGGGACGACGGCCGCGTTCAGGCAGGCCGCGCCCAGGGCCTCGTCGGGGCCGTTGTCCCGGGCGTCCAAGGCGATCACCTTCGCCGCGGCCAGGAGCCGTTCCGTGCCGGCATGGTCCAGGCCGTGCGCGGCTGCCAGTTTACGCAGCGCGTCGAGCCGTTTGACGGCTGGTGCGGTCAGCGACGCGCCGCTCTGGTAGGTCGCGAGAGCCTGTGCAGTGCGGGCCAGCAGATCGTCGGTTCTGGTGACGACGAAGAGCAGTTCGTCGCCCTTGCGGCACTCTCCGGATTCGACAGCCCGGCACCACTGGTCGACGGTCGAGGTGAAGGCTGCCGGAGTGGGGGAAAGCTTGGCCTGCATGAATGCCGTCGTGCCGTCAGCAAGGTCAACAACGACATCGTCGACGTGAAGATCTGCTTCCATGCGCAGCTTCACGGGCATAGCGTCGGAGCGGAGCCATGGGACCGCCTCCCCCAACAACCCATAGACGGCGATGAGCGCCGCGATCCCAGACCGGTGACTGGCACCTGCCTCGTTGCTCGCTCCGCCGAGCGCACCCGGCCTGGCCGTGTCCATCTGTCACTCCTCAAAGGCTGTGCGTTCCCTTTGAGGGAGCCCCGATACGCCGTACGCACGATGCTAGGGCAGGGACGGGGCAGCTTGGTGAGTGTCTCGGAGGGGCATCGCGCGTGGGTGGGTCCGGGGCCTACGTCAGGGGCAGAACGGCGGGAAGAGCGGGATGGGCCTTGGACGCCTTCGTTGCTTCTGAGCTCGTCGAGTCGGGACAAGGCCCATCGGGCTGGGTTTGAGTGGGGGCTGTCACGCGGTCGGCTTTCCCGGCTGTTCGTCAGCAGGGATTCAGACGCCGAATCCAAGGTGGGCTACATAGCTGTACGCGCTGTGGTCTGATCCGAGGTCGTGAACGATCGACTGCCACAGGTCATCGAGTGCGGCGTAGTCGTTGCTGCTCCAGGCGTCCACGATGGCCGCCCATTGCCTCCGTACGTTGATGCGGCGCACGCGGAGCTCCCTGCGCCGGCTGGGCTCTACCTGTTCCTGGTCGACCGGGTGGATCTCGATGCGCGTGCCGCGGCCGTCATCCCAGAGGCGCCGCTTGTAGTACTCGGTCAGATGAGTGCGGCGGCATGTCCAGAACGCCCAGTCGATCTTCTTCAGGTTGGCCGGCCCAGGGCGCTGCTGTCCGCTCTTCCATCGGGCGATGGTCTGGTCTGTGGCGGTGATCCCGGCTCTGCGTAACCATTGATCGCCTCGGTTGTCCCAGGTGAGGTAGCACAGCCTGATCGCCAGTCCGCGCGAGGTGTTCACCGAGGGAAGCCGCCTGCCGGCCCGGTCGTCGAGCTGGCGTGCCAGTGCTTCACCGCCGGACATGCCGCGGGCTCCGTACAAGCCCCGCTCGCCCCAGCGTTCCTCCGGTGTGAGCGGCACTGAGCGGGAGTCGTCTCGCATCGTTTCCTCGGTGTCCTTTCAGTAGGCGGGTTGGCACAGACTTACCGTGAGGCGTGCGGCTCGACGGTTACATCAGGACAGTTCCTGGAGCGACGGCGGAGTCGGGCGACCTCGTCGGCGCTGGGCTTCGGCTGGGATGAGTCCGTCGAAAGCCGGTCTCCTGGGCCTGCTGGAGTAGTCGGCTTCGCTTTGGCCATAGCGCGGGCGCGGACTGTGGGTGGCTGGCTCGTCTATGTGACCTTGGGTTCAAAACCACTTGTGGGTTACGGGCGAAAGGCTGCGCTGGGGGTTCCATCTGGGACAGTTCTGCTGCTGCCTTGGCCGTCCTCCTGAGAGGCTTCGGGCTCGCCGCTTTGTCTGCCGGTAGTGAGCTGCCCTGACACTGCCAAGGCTCTGGTCAGCGACACACATATGATCGTCTGATCGTCGTCCGCTCGACGCGTACTGGGGTGGGGATTATGGGTGCCTGGGTGGAGCGCATGGCTGCGATTCCCGGCATTGCTTTCAGCGGCAGCCCGGGGGTGGTCCGCAAGATGCTGCCAGGCGCGAAGGATCGCCCGGACGAGAGGTACGGCGAGCCGATGTGGCCGACGGCAGCAGGAAGCACGTCTGCGACGCCGGCCAGTCGGCATGTGCCGTTCGAGGCGCGGGGCGGGGAGTTGGCCGCACGGGTCTGGGAAGCGTTGGAGCTTCCGGGTTCTGCGATGGACTATCACTTCGTTCTGCAGACTGCGGTTGACCGGTTCTGGTCGGAGCGCCGTTCCGATCCTGATGGCCTGCGGCTGGTTGAGGACTTCGCCCGGCTGGATCTGCAGCTGATGGAGGCTGCCCCGCAGGCAGTGTCCTTCGACTTCGAGGTTTCCGGCGGTGAAGCCACGTTCGTTCGGGTCTCGTCGGTGCCTCGTTTGGTAAGTCTCCTGGAACGTGAGGGGGCTTTCGGAGAGGCTCTCGCGCTGGCGCGGCGGCTTGCGCGGTTCAAGCAGGGTGAGGAGGCGGTGGCGCGGCTGTCGGAGAAGACGCGCGCGTTTGCCGCTGAGGCCGAAGGCGGACCGGTGTGAGTGGTGGGCTGGAGCAGGTGATCCCCGCTTCCTCGTTTTTGGAGGAGGCGTTTGTGCGGTGGGTGCTGACGCCGGCGGTCGATGCGGCGGTCGTGCCGCGGGTGCACAGCCAGTTTCCGATCAGCGTCGGTGAGCGTAACTATCGGCTGGACTACCTGATCGCTGGTGAGAGTCTGCGGCTTGCGGTCGAGCTGGACGGGTTTGCCTTTCACAGTGATCGGGCGGCGTTCACGTATGACCGGCTACGGCAGAACGACCTGGCGGCCAGCGGTCTGACTGTGCTGCGTTTCTCCTACGATGCGGTGCGCACGGATACAGCTCGCTGTGTTGCTCAGTTGCAGGCGCTGCTGATGCAGGATCCCTTGTTGGCGCCGTTGGTGACAGCTGTGCCGCGAGTCGAGGTACCCGATATGGCGGGTGATCCGATGCGAGCAGCCGATCCACCGCTTCGGGCCGAACTACTGCCGGGCGGGGAGTATTTCGCTGGTGCTCGTGCCCGGATGGACAGGTCGCCGTTGCGGGCGTGTCAGGACGAGGCGTTGGCGGCATTGGCGAACTACTACGCTTCCGGCGGTCGGCACGCGGTGGCGGTGATGGCGGTCGGGGCGGGCAAGACGGCGCTGGGTGTGGCGGCTGCGTTGTCGTTTACCAGGCGCAGGGCGTTGGTGGTGACGCCCGGATCGGTTATCCGGGGCACGTTTGCCAAGGCGCTCGATCCGGGGATGCCGGGCAATGCTCTGTATGGGCTTTCCGGTGGGCCGCTGCTGCCGGGTACGGCGCCGCCGGCCACGCTTGTCCTGGACGCGCAGGATGGTCAGATCAGTCAGGTCAGTAGGGAGCGGCTGCTGGCCGCTGATGTGCTGGTCACGAATTTCCATTCGCTCGGCAGCGGCAAGGCGGAGACGGATCTGTTGGCCAAGCTGCAGCCGGAGGACGTGGACTTCATCGTCGTCGACGAGGCTCACATCGCGGCCAGTGCCTCGTACCAGCGGCTGTTCGCGCACTTCCGGGATGCTCGGACGCTGCTGATGTCGGCGTGCTTCAAGCGGCTGGACGGCAAGCCGATCGATGCCGCTGTGGTCTACCGCTACCGTCTGGTGGATTCCGTCGCGGACGGCTCGGCGAAGAATCTGCGGGTACATCGGTTCGCGCCTGATGTGACGTCGACCTTGTACGAGGCGGTGTGGCCGGACGGCCGGCGTGAGCAGATCGTGGGCCGGGACGCGCTGCTGGAGGCGCTGGGTGACGAGCGGAAGATGGCTCGGATCACTGCACAGTCCGAGGCTCCGATCCGGCAGGTGATGGCCGTGACCCGGGCGTGTCTGGACGCTCAGGCCAAGCTGCTGGCACCTATCAAGCCCCGGGTGCTTTTCTCGGCGATGGGGCAGGCTCACGCGGAGCAGATCGCGCGGATCGCCGAGGAGTGTGGCATCCCGTGCGCCACGCTGCACCACAGCATGCCGTCTGGGGCGATTGCCTCCACGAGGCGGCGCTTCGAGTCGGATGCGGGAGATCTTCAGGGCATCGTGCAGCTGCGGATGCTCGGGCAGGGCTACGACTTCCCGCCGGTCACCGTGGTTGTTCCGATCCGCCCATACGGCAGTTTCGGGGAGTTCTACCAGTTCATCGGCCGCGGCGTCCGTGTTCTGCGGCATCCCGGGGTTGCTGCGGAGCAGCAGTACCTGGATGTGGTCTGTCATGCCGAGCTGGGCCTGGAAGAGCATCTGGAGGCCATGTGCGCGGACAACGATATGGACCCCGATCTGCTGCTCTCAACCACCCCGATCGATGCTTCCGCCGTGGAGGAGCTCCTCGCTGGTGACGGTGATGACCCGGGGGTGGCCGGGCCGGGAGGGGTGGACGCGTTCGTGCTGTATGAGCAGGGGCGTGTCGAGCAGCGTGTCGTGCACGATGTGGATCGGGTGGAGGCGCGACGTGCTGAGCGGGAAATGCAGCTGATGGCCCAGCGCTATGCCGCCTACGTGCAGGGCACGGCGACGCCTGTGCCGTTCGAGCAGTTCGTCGGGTACATGAGGAGGCTGTCCGGTGGCCAGTGACACGACGGCGCGCTGGTGGCGGTCTGCGTTGGAATGCAGCCCCGATGCGGCGCTTGGGTTGGAGGCCGCTGTCGGGCAGCAGCAGCGGTTCACTGACCTCGACGCGATGGTTGGCCGGTTGCTATCCCTCGCGCTCAGCGGCCGACCATTGGTGACGGTTACGCCTGGCAGTGCTCAGTCGTCGGACAGCGTCGAGGTCGCAGTCCTCACAGCTCAGGAGCGGGCTTGGTGTGGCGAGGCGTTCAGGGTGCAGGAGCAGCAGCGGCGTGGCGCCTGGTTCGTTCCGCAGAAGATGTCCCTGAAGGCGGGAGTGGTCAATCTGTCGCATCTGCTGCGCGCACGCCCCGCCTACGCGGTGACCCTGGCAGGGGATGACACTGCCCGTCTCAATGTGGTGGAGGGGGCGGACGCGGTCTTGCTGTGGGCGTTGCTGGTGCCGTTGTTCGAGACGCTGCTGGAACCTGTGCGGGTGCGGGCGGCGGGTCCGGCGGGGACGCGTGAGGAGCAGCGGCAGCTGTGGTCTGCCGTTAAGGACCGGTATCGGTCGCTGGGCATCGACAGTGGTGCGCTGGAGGCGTTTCGGTTCGGTGGCGGGTGGCATCTGCTGGACCGGGCCGGTCAGCAGCAGGCGCGTCTGCGGCTGCTGGATGCCCTGGCTGCGGTTGATCCGGTTCAGCTGGCCGCGCGCCACCGCATGCTGATGCTGCAGGGTTTGATGTCCGCGTTCGCCAAGAAGGCCAAGACGGGCACCGCTCTGGCGCGCCGGGTGCTCACGCGGGCGCTGCAGCCGGTTGTCTCCGGCTACTTCGCCGGCGACTGGCTGGCGGTGCTGGACTATCTTCATGCCCCACCGCATCCGGACGAGGAAGTGATCATCGCGCTTCCTGAAACGCGTCTCTATGTGGGCATGTCGTCCCAGGCAGCCAACACGGCTGCTGAGGCGGGTATCCCCGAGAGCGAGCTCCATGCCATGCTCGCGGCCTTCATGGGCGGTGGGACGTCTCTTTCTCCTGTGGAGGAGCGCTCTGCGGCCTTGCGTGACTGGTGGGCCGCGTTCGACGAGGCACATGCCCTGCAGAAGCCGGGCATGGTGCCGTTGTGGGGGCTGGTCGACCAGGATCTTATGAGCGTGTCCCGCACCGTGCAGGGCTTCACGCCGCAGCTGTATGCACACCTACTGCCTGCGGAGATCCGTGAGAAGGTGAGCCGGCTGTGGGAGACGGTCACACTGCCGCGTCACCCTGGCAGCATCGTCAGCAATCCGAGGCCGCACTTGACGATGGCCGAGGCTCTCGGGCCTGCGGCTGAGTTCTGGCACGGTGTTGGCCTGACCGCATGGTTCTGCTGCGAAGGTCCCATGTCTCGCACCACACTGTCCGGGATCGAGCGCTACTACCAGCAGCCCTTGGCCGCCCTGCAGGCCGCCGGATACCCGGTCGACCCCGCACTCTTCGAGGAGCTGGGTGCTGCCGAGCAGCAGCTGGGGCCAGAGAAAGAGATCACTGACAGCCGGGGCAGTACCGTCGAGACCGACTACGGCACTCTCACCTTCACCACCAGCATGGGCCGTGGAGTACGCCGGGACGGGTTCGAGCAGGTACGGGACCTTATAACCCGCCACCGGCGTCAGTGGGCGCACAATCATCTCGATGCGTACGTTGAGCACCGCTGGCGCTGCGAGCTGGAGGAAGTCGCCCACCAGCATCACCGCCATGTCGCCGCCAAGGGTCGGCCACCCACCCTGATCCAGTTCGCCCGGTTCGCCACGCAAGCAGCCAACCGCTGGACGGGCGGAGACCTCGGCGCGC is part of the Streptomyces sp. NBC_00094 genome and harbors:
- a CDS encoding TerD family protein, coding for MASDTTARWWRSALECSPDAALGLEAAVGQQQRFTDLDAMVGRLLSLALSGRPLVTVTPGSAQSSDSVEVAVLTAQERAWCGEAFRVQEQQRRGAWFVPQKMSLKAGVVNLSHLLRARPAYAVTLAGDDTARLNVVEGADAVLLWALLVPLFETLLEPVRVRAAGPAGTREEQRQLWSAVKDRYRSLGIDSGALEAFRFGGGWHLLDRAGQQQARLRLLDALAAVDPVQLAARHRMLMLQGLMSAFAKKAKTGTALARRVLTRALQPVVSGYFAGDWLAVLDYLHAPPHPDEEVIIALPETRLYVGMSSQAANTAAEAGIPESELHAMLAAFMGGGTSLSPVEERSAALRDWWAAFDEAHALQKPGMVPLWGLVDQDLMSVSRTVQGFTPQLYAHLLPAEIREKVSRLWETVTLPRHPGSIVSNPRPHLTMAEALGPAAEFWHGVGLTAWFCCEGPMSRTTLSGIERYYQQPLAALQAAGYPVDPALFEELGAAEQQLGPEKEITDSRGSTVETDYGTLTFTTSMGRGVRRDGFEQVRDLITRHRRQWAHNHLDAYVEHRWRCELEEVAHQHHRHVAAKGRPPTLIQFARFATQAANRWTGGDLGALYTVIGEPAPSQQARPARLLEGDDGYDFARRMYQELGGEPVVQDTLAHKPEEARRQWQLDRLATESLRYLQLQEALGQPPTAKQFGAHRLAWPWPGEEDEGWPILQRVLTTLTRGAAVSGHCPAVAVPADSVRALNSPPLAKGANAFLRTEATTVELTTTGAPVDVSAVLLSCDGKVRSDSDLVFYNHPSHDGVAVGGSTVTADLEQVPGDVTTIAVVASIDLEAQPAAVFDQRATWRVDIAQPSGTRLSFTPAPFTSGETVVVTVELYRYDGGWKTRAVGQGYDTGLAGLAIDYGIDVED
- a CDS encoding DEAD/DEAH box helicase family protein, yielding MSGGLEQVIPASSFLEEAFVRWVLTPAVDAAVVPRVHSQFPISVGERNYRLDYLIAGESLRLAVELDGFAFHSDRAAFTYDRLRQNDLAASGLTVLRFSYDAVRTDTARCVAQLQALLMQDPLLAPLVTAVPRVEVPDMAGDPMRAADPPLRAELLPGGEYFAGARARMDRSPLRACQDEALAALANYYASGGRHAVAVMAVGAGKTALGVAAALSFTRRRALVVTPGSVIRGTFAKALDPGMPGNALYGLSGGPLLPGTAPPATLVLDAQDGQISQVSRERLLAADVLVTNFHSLGSGKAETDLLAKLQPEDVDFIVVDEAHIAASASYQRLFAHFRDARTLLMSACFKRLDGKPIDAAVVYRYRLVDSVADGSAKNLRVHRFAPDVTSTLYEAVWPDGRREQIVGRDALLEALGDERKMARITAQSEAPIRQVMAVTRACLDAQAKLLAPIKPRVLFSAMGQAHAEQIARIAEECGIPCATLHHSMPSGAIASTRRRFESDAGDLQGIVQLRMLGQGYDFPPVTVVVPIRPYGSFGEFYQFIGRGVRVLRHPGVAAEQQYLDVVCHAELGLEEHLEAMCADNDMDPDLLLSTTPIDASAVEELLAGDGDDPGVAGPGGVDAFVLYEQGRVEQRVVHDVDRVEARRAEREMQLMAQRYAAYVQGTATPVPFEQFVGYMRRLSGGQ
- a CDS encoding transcriptional regulator, which produces MSGGEALARQLDDRAGRRLPSVNTSRGLAIRLCYLTWDNRGDQWLRRAGITATDQTIARWKSGQQRPGPANLKKIDWAFWTCRRTHLTEYYKRRLWDDGRGTRIEIHPVDQEQVEPSRRRELRVRRINVRRQWAAIVDAWSSNDYAALDDLWQSIVHDLGSDHSAYSYVAHLGFGV